From the genome of Geobacter sp. SVR, one region includes:
- a CDS encoding ABC transporter ATP-binding protein: MNMPADGRAHAEQAAIEVVGLEMSYGSFVLMRDLTFTVRRGDIFIIMGGSGSGKSTLLKHLVGLKSPSRGQVVYGGVSYWEAEAEEQEQLKRRFGILFQSGALWSSMTLAENIALPLEQYTKLPPAQIRELVSFKLALVGLGGFEEFYPSELSGGMKKRAGLARAMALDPDLLFFDEPSAGLDPISARLLDDLIIELRDSLGTTIVVVTHELASIFAIGSNSIFLDPDRKTMTASGDPKRLLAESPDPKVISFLTRGEGERQR; encoded by the coding sequence ATGAACATGCCGGCGGACGGGAGGGCACACGCAGAACAGGCCGCCATAGAGGTGGTGGGACTGGAGATGTCCTACGGCAGCTTCGTGCTGATGCGGGACCTCACCTTCACCGTCAGGCGGGGGGACATATTCATCATCATGGGGGGGAGCGGCAGCGGCAAGAGTACCCTCCTGAAACACCTGGTGGGGCTCAAGAGCCCGAGCAGGGGGCAGGTGGTCTACGGCGGGGTCAGCTATTGGGAGGCAGAGGCGGAGGAGCAGGAGCAGCTCAAGCGGCGTTTCGGCATTCTGTTCCAGAGCGGGGCGCTGTGGAGCTCCATGACCCTGGCGGAGAACATCGCCCTGCCGCTGGAACAGTACACCAAGCTCCCGCCTGCGCAGATCAGGGAGCTGGTGTCGTTCAAGCTGGCGCTGGTGGGGTTGGGGGGCTTCGAGGAGTTCTATCCCTCGGAGCTCAGCGGCGGCATGAAAAAGAGGGCCGGGCTGGCACGGGCCATGGCCCTCGATCCGGACCTGCTCTTTTTCGACGAGCCCTCGGCCGGTCTCGACCCGATCAGCGCCCGGCTGCTGGACGACCTGATCATCGAGCTGAGGGACAGCCTCGGCACGACCATTGTGGTGGTAACGCACGAACTGGCGAGCATCTTCGCCATCGGCAGCAATTCGATCTTTCTCGACCCGGATCGTAAAACGATGACCGCCTCCGGCGATCCGAAGCGTCTTCTCGCGGAATCGCCGGACCCGAAGGTCATCAGCTTTCTGACACGCGGAGAGGGGGAGCGGCAGCGGTAA
- a CDS encoding AAA family ATPase: MPATVLTPSVEQRLRAYHELSGRARTYPAGAPTKPTVTLSREFGCEAFPVAEELVKLAEKTTGEQWLLADISLLDAVAKEHHISSDVMLSLGHKPRWLDDMFATLSPHWKTDSDYYRLLCEQVVMIATAGNAIFVGLGAAIITQSMRNCYHFRLIAEQEFRVRSIARRMQISKQEAEIVVVDKQKEREKVIRKLLDADEQDPLYYHAIFNNGKIRNRQIAATIADVVFKRLE, translated from the coding sequence ATGCCTGCAACAGTGCTGACCCCATCGGTTGAACAGAGGCTGAGGGCATACCACGAACTCAGCGGCCGTGCCAGGACATATCCGGCGGGCGCCCCGACCAAGCCGACCGTCACCTTGTCCCGGGAGTTCGGCTGCGAGGCCTTCCCGGTGGCCGAGGAACTGGTGAAGCTGGCGGAGAAGACCACCGGCGAGCAGTGGCTCCTGGCGGACATATCTCTCCTGGATGCAGTGGCCAAGGAGCATCACATATCCTCTGACGTAATGCTCTCCCTGGGGCACAAGCCCCGCTGGCTGGACGACATGTTCGCCACACTTTCCCCGCACTGGAAAACCGATTCGGATTACTACCGGCTCCTGTGCGAGCAGGTGGTGATGATCGCCACCGCAGGCAATGCGATTTTCGTCGGCCTGGGCGCGGCCATCATTACCCAGTCCATGCGGAACTGCTACCATTTCCGGCTGATCGCCGAGCAGGAGTTCAGGGTACGCTCCATAGCCCGCCGCATGCAGATTTCGAAACAGGAGGCGGAGATCGTCGTGGTGGACAAACAGAAGGAGCGGGAGAAGGTCATCCGCAAACTCCTGGACGCGGACGAGCAGGATCCTCTTTACTACCATGCGATCTTCAACAACGGCAAGATCAGGAACCGGCAGATTGCCGCCACCATTGCCGACGTGGTTTTCAAGAGGCTCGAATAG
- a CDS encoding sigma-54-dependent Fis family transcriptional regulator: protein MSRSALRITTENDSTAGTFPLPVPEGLTPLQRPQFEQLISDLSVRFINVTSGEVDREIIAALGQVREMFRFDGFCLISLSTGKREVMFTHSSYAEGVHPIQEKVDISLLFPWAKANLLRGEAVCFASPEDLPEEAVVDRQSWQALGIRGGVIVPVLVAGSVEYLIVASLVRVSCLIDKGLFPRLRLLGEIFANALVRCSVKAEQRESWAEIQRMKEKLQPEGEYLQSETVFSQRHEEIIGQSGALAKTLVLTEQVAPTDSTVLICGETGTGKELIARAIHKLGPRRNKLMVKVNCASLPTALVESELFGREKGAYTGALTRQAGRFESADGGTIFLDEIAEMSLELQAKLLRVLQEGQFERLGSTKTMQVDVRVIAATNRNLAEEVKRGNFREDLYYRLNVFQIHMPPLRERLEDIPLLVWAFVDEFAEKMGKKINKVSKQDMEALQRYAWPGNVRELRNVIEHAVIVSSGDRLQVRLPENTPQEPSGILTLEEHEIRHIREALRLTGWRIKGEAGAAKLLGLNPSTLYSRMQKLGISHRQAKDEISH, encoded by the coding sequence ATGAGCAGGTCAGCCTTGCGGATCACGACGGAAAATGACTCGACAGCCGGTACCTTTCCGCTGCCGGTACCGGAAGGGCTGACGCCGTTGCAACGGCCGCAGTTCGAGCAACTCATCTCCGATCTTTCGGTCAGATTCATCAACGTGACGTCAGGCGAGGTGGACCGGGAGATTATCGCTGCCCTGGGGCAGGTCCGGGAGATGTTCCGCTTCGACGGTTTCTGCCTGATTTCTCTTTCGACGGGAAAGCGTGAGGTGATGTTCACCCATTCCTCGTATGCCGAGGGGGTCCACCCGATCCAGGAGAAGGTGGATATCAGTCTGCTGTTTCCCTGGGCAAAGGCGAACCTGCTCCGCGGGGAGGCGGTCTGCTTCGCTTCTCCGGAGGACCTGCCCGAAGAGGCCGTGGTTGACCGCCAGAGCTGGCAGGCACTGGGGATCAGGGGGGGCGTCATTGTTCCGGTCCTGGTGGCCGGATCGGTAGAATATCTCATTGTCGCCTCCCTCGTCCGCGTCTCCTGTCTGATCGACAAGGGGCTTTTTCCGCGGTTGCGCCTGCTGGGCGAGATCTTTGCCAATGCCCTGGTGCGCTGCAGTGTGAAGGCGGAACAGCGGGAATCCTGGGCAGAAATTCAACGGATGAAGGAGAAGCTGCAGCCGGAAGGGGAATATCTCCAGTCCGAAACCGTATTTTCCCAGCGTCACGAGGAGATCATCGGTCAGAGCGGCGCCCTTGCCAAGACCCTGGTGCTGACGGAGCAGGTGGCACCTACCGATTCCACGGTGCTGATCTGCGGCGAAACCGGCACCGGCAAGGAACTTATCGCCCGGGCGATACACAAGCTCGGTCCGCGCCGGAACAAGCTCATGGTAAAGGTCAATTGCGCATCGCTGCCGACCGCCTTGGTGGAGAGCGAACTGTTCGGCCGGGAAAAAGGGGCCTACACCGGCGCCCTGACGCGGCAGGCCGGGCGTTTCGAATCGGCCGACGGCGGCACGATCTTTCTCGACGAAATCGCCGAGATGTCGCTGGAACTTCAAGCAAAACTCCTGCGGGTGCTGCAGGAGGGGCAGTTTGAACGGCTGGGGAGCACCAAGACAATGCAGGTGGATGTACGGGTCATCGCTGCCACCAACCGCAATCTGGCCGAAGAGGTGAAGCGGGGCAACTTCAGGGAAGATCTCTACTATCGCCTGAATGTCTTTCAGATCCATATGCCGCCGCTCCGCGAACGGCTCGAGGATATCCCCCTGCTGGTGTGGGCCTTTGTTGACGAATTCGCCGAAAAGATGGGGAAGAAGATCAACAAGGTTTCCAAACAGGACATGGAAGCCCTGCAGCGCTACGCCTGGCCGGGAAACGTCCGTGAGCTGCGGAACGTGATCGAACATGCGGTCATCGTAAGTTCCGGCGACAGACTGCAGGTGCGGCTGCCGGAAAATACCCCCCAGGAACCTTCCGGCATACTGACACTGGAAGAGCACGAAATCCGGCACATCAGGGAAGCCCTGCGTCTTACCGGCTGGCGGATCAAGGGCGAGGCCGGGGCCGCCAAGCTGCTCGGGCTCAATCCCTCCACCCTGTATTCACGGATGCAGAAGTTGGGTATCAGTCATCGCCAAGCCAAAGACGAGATCTCGCACTAA
- a CDS encoding efflux transporter outer membrane subunit yields the protein MRRALATTLLALCTGGCMIGPDYKRPPLDIPLSFQYQSKEAEEASDTEWWRRFQDPVLDGLIAEALANNKSVRIAAANIEAAAGVLTQTRAPLFPQVTYGGNASRQRISENGVTATPGISNPFTTLQLFGGVNWELDLWGRTRRLTEAARAELLASGEARRGAILTLVSSVAGTYMQLRGLDEQLAIARRDLVTYQDSVKLYELQFQYGLISRMVVEQALTQYETAAALIPQFESQIVQTENALSILLGRNPGPIPRGKAITEFGFPAVPSGLPSQLLERRPDLLQAEQNLIAANARIGAARALYFPTISLTGSFGFESTHLSDLFQGPSRIWSFAGSFTGPIFTAGAISGQVRQAEAAEQAALIGYEAAIQGAFADVENALIIREKLIGQIQAQERLVAANREYERLARLLYDEGYAAYLTVLNAQQQLFPSELNLTQLRASLLVSYVNLYKAMGGGWVTEADKLTGAGGQPVTPPQTTSQK from the coding sequence ATGCGTAGAGCTCTCGCGACAACCCTGCTGGCATTGTGCACCGGGGGCTGCATGATCGGCCCCGATTACAAACGCCCCCCCCTGGACATACCGTTGAGCTTCCAGTACCAGTCCAAGGAAGCCGAGGAGGCCTCCGATACCGAGTGGTGGCGGCGTTTCCAGGACCCGGTGCTTGACGGGCTGATTGCCGAGGCCCTGGCCAACAACAAGAGCGTCAGGATTGCCGCCGCCAACATCGAGGCGGCCGCCGGCGTGCTCACCCAGACCCGCGCCCCACTTTTCCCCCAGGTGACCTACGGAGGTAATGCCTCCCGGCAGCGCATCAGTGAAAATGGCGTCACAGCCACTCCGGGGATCTCCAATCCATTCACCACCCTGCAGCTGTTCGGCGGTGTCAATTGGGAGCTGGACCTGTGGGGGCGCACCAGACGCCTCACCGAGGCAGCCCGGGCAGAACTGCTCGCCTCCGGGGAGGCGCGGCGCGGTGCGATCCTGACCCTGGTCTCTTCGGTGGCGGGCACCTACATGCAACTGCGCGGGCTGGACGAGCAGCTGGCCATTGCCCGGCGCGATCTGGTTACCTATCAGGATTCTGTCAAGCTGTACGAGCTGCAGTTCCAGTACGGACTGATCTCCCGGATGGTCGTGGAACAGGCCCTGACCCAGTACGAAACCGCAGCGGCCCTGATCCCCCAGTTCGAATCGCAGATCGTACAGACCGAAAACGCCCTGTCGATTCTCCTGGGGCGCAACCCCGGCCCCATCCCGCGAGGAAAAGCGATCACCGAGTTCGGCTTCCCCGCCGTTCCGTCCGGTCTGCCTTCGCAGCTCCTGGAGCGCCGGCCGGACCTGCTCCAGGCCGAGCAGAACCTGATTGCCGCCAACGCCCGCATCGGCGCGGCCAGGGCACTCTACTTCCCGACCATCTCCCTGACCGGTTCCTTCGGCTTCGAGAGCACTCACCTCTCCGATCTCTTCCAGGGCCCGTCCAGGATCTGGAGCTTTGCCGGATCGTTCACCGGGCCCATCTTCACCGCTGGAGCGATCTCGGGCCAGGTGCGGCAGGCCGAAGCGGCCGAACAGGCAGCGCTGATCGGCTACGAGGCGGCCATTCAGGGGGCCTTTGCCGATGTGGAGAATGCGCTGATCATCCGCGAGAAGCTGATCGGCCAGATCCAGGCCCAGGAACGGCTGGTGGCGGCCAACCGGGAATACGAGCGCCTGGCCAGACTGCTGTACGACGAGGGTTACGCGGCCTACCTCACGGTCCTCAACGCCCAGCAGCAGTTATTCCCCTCAGAACTCAACCTCACCCAGCTGCGGGCATCGCTGCTGGTCTCCTACGTCAACCTGTACAAGGCCATGGGTGGGGGCTGGGTAACGGAGGCGGACAAGCTGACCGGAGCAGGCGGCCAACCGGTAACCCCACCGCAGACCACGAGTCAGAAATGA
- a CDS encoding efflux RND transporter periplasmic adaptor subunit yields MKKIRIFRIGGRWFPAAEQIVAVVAICLAAGLGSGCQQKKKEAPPPPPTVEVVPVTQKDVPVRKEWVGSLDGSVNAVIRPQVTGYLIKQNYHEGQFVKKGQTLFLIDPRTFKAALDQAQAQLAQQQARHDTAKANLARIKPLAEQNAVSRKDLDDATGMELSTRSSVEAARAAVEEARLNLGFTKITSPVDGIPGIAKAQLGDLVSPDMPNELTSVSTVNPIKAYISVSEREYLKVRGEEDQNPEKIPLELVLADGSVYPYKGHLVLADRQIDPTTGTLRVGSLFPNPGNRLRPGGYALVRAVMSVRKGALLIPQRAVTDMQGKPMVAVVGADNKAEVRAVKVADRIGSDWVVEEGLKPGENVVAEGTQKVKPGMTVTPKPYTPEKADAQPGQQGQPAQPVQPSQAPQPAQPGPAGPAPKPAAPAPEKR; encoded by the coding sequence ATGAAAAAGATCAGGATCTTCCGGATCGGAGGGCGCTGGTTTCCGGCTGCGGAGCAAATTGTCGCCGTGGTCGCGATATGCCTTGCCGCAGGGCTGGGAAGCGGTTGCCAACAGAAGAAGAAAGAAGCGCCGCCCCCCCCGCCGACAGTGGAGGTGGTACCCGTTACCCAGAAGGATGTTCCGGTCCGGAAGGAGTGGGTCGGCTCCCTGGATGGCTCCGTCAATGCCGTTATCCGGCCCCAGGTGACCGGTTATCTCATCAAGCAGAACTACCATGAGGGGCAGTTCGTCAAAAAGGGGCAGACGCTCTTTCTGATCGACCCCCGCACCTTCAAGGCCGCCCTCGACCAGGCCCAGGCGCAGCTGGCACAGCAGCAGGCCCGCCATGACACCGCCAAGGCGAATCTGGCCCGCATCAAGCCTCTGGCGGAACAGAACGCGGTCAGCCGCAAGGACCTGGATGACGCCACCGGCATGGAGCTTTCCACGAGGTCCTCGGTGGAAGCGGCCCGGGCAGCGGTCGAAGAGGCCAGGCTGAACCTGGGATTCACCAAAATCACCTCCCCGGTCGACGGCATTCCCGGAATCGCCAAGGCCCAGCTGGGGGACCTGGTAAGTCCGGACATGCCGAACGAATTGACCTCCGTCTCCACGGTCAATCCCATCAAGGCCTACATCAGCGTCAGCGAGCGGGAGTATCTGAAGGTCAGGGGGGAGGAGGACCAGAATCCGGAGAAGATACCGCTGGAGCTGGTCCTGGCCGACGGCAGCGTCTATCCCTACAAAGGGCACCTGGTTCTGGCCGACCGCCAGATCGACCCCACCACCGGCACGCTCAGGGTGGGATCGCTCTTCCCCAACCCCGGCAACCGGCTGCGTCCCGGGGGCTATGCCCTGGTGCGGGCCGTCATGTCAGTCAGGAAGGGAGCGCTGCTGATTCCCCAGCGGGCCGTGACCGATATGCAGGGAAAACCCATGGTGGCGGTGGTGGGAGCCGACAACAAGGCTGAGGTCCGTGCGGTCAAGGTCGCGGACCGGATCGGCTCGGACTGGGTGGTCGAGGAGGGGCTGAAGCCCGGCGAAAACGTTGTGGCCGAGGGGACCCAGAAGGTGAAGCCGGGCATGACCGTGACACCGAAACCATATACTCCCGAGAAGGCAGACGCCCAACCGGGACAACAAGGACAGCCCGCACAGCCGGTACAACCGTCACAGGCGCCACAACCGGCACAACCGGGCCCTGCCGGACCGGCGCCAAAACCGGCAGCGCCGGCGCCCGAAAAGAGGTAA
- a CDS encoding efflux RND transporter permease subunit, producing MSRFFINRPIVAMVISILMVILGLVAMARLPIAQFPDIVPPAIQVNATYTGADAQTVEQSVATPIEQQMSGVDNLDYMYSINTNNGMMTLYNYFELGTNANTDQILAQMREGQAEPQLPRDVVDYGVTVAKSTSSPLIMFALYSPNGTYDNIFLANYSYININDQMTRIKGIASVTVFGAGQYAMRLWVRPDQLAKLNITIPEIMNAVKAQNTVNPSGQVGAQPVPKGQEFTYSVRSQGRLQSEQEFGDIVVRANPNGSIVRVRDVARIELGAQTYNLEGRLNGKPCALIALYQMPGTNALDAAEGTKKLMADLKQRFPPDLDYTVALDTTLAVTEGMKEIEHTFVEALVLVILVVFIFLQGWRATLIPLLAVPVSLVGTFVLFPLLGFSINTLSLFGIVLAIGLVVDDAIVVVEAVEHHIEHGLSPRDASLKAMEEVSGPVIAIAIILAAVFVPTAFIPGITGQLYQQFAVTIAVSVIFSAFNALSLSPALCALLLKPKKRGTGPLQKFYDWFNRVFGRATNGYVSLCGMAIRKSKTSLLLLLAVTVLAGIAGKSIPTGFLPDEDQGFIFAGIQLPNASSLQRTSEVARQAEELIMKTPGVKYVSSIIGYSMLSQVQNTYSAFFFISLEEWAKREKPEEKYEAIKASISRKMAGLPGAVGFAFPPPAIMGVGTSGGVTFILQDRAGKDVAFLAENVQKFLEAAAKRPEFSRVTTTFTPTVPQLFVDVDRDKALKQGVNVADVYKVLQCFMGSGFINYFNKFGRQWQVFLQAEGDYRTNIENIGQFYVRNSEGQAVPLAALTSTHSLVGPEFTMRYNLYRSAQINATAAAGVSSAQAMKALEEVFAQTMPREMGFDYSGMSFQEQKAQKGISPMAIFAFSFLCVFLILAAQYESWSLPFSVLLGTPVAVAGAFAGLLFRSFENNIYAQIGLVMLIGLAAKNAILIVEFAKLEYEKGKPLADATLEGARLRLRPILMTSFAFILGCVPLAIASGAGAISRQVMGITVIGGMLAASFIAIFLIPVTFYVVEKLGHRKDAGGHVPPGGAVAGHGGAPTEHVAIEEGDRHA from the coding sequence ATGTCCAGGTTCTTTATCAACCGCCCCATTGTGGCCATGGTGATCTCGATCCTGATGGTGATCCTGGGTCTGGTGGCCATGGCACGGCTCCCCATCGCCCAGTTCCCCGACATCGTCCCTCCGGCGATCCAGGTCAACGCCACCTATACCGGTGCTGACGCGCAGACCGTGGAACAGTCGGTGGCCACCCCCATCGAGCAGCAGATGTCAGGCGTGGACAACCTGGACTACATGTATTCCATCAACACCAACAACGGCATGATGACCCTGTACAACTACTTCGAGCTGGGGACCAACGCCAACACCGACCAGATCCTGGCCCAGATGCGCGAAGGACAGGCCGAGCCCCAGCTGCCGCGGGACGTGGTCGACTACGGAGTTACGGTGGCGAAATCCACCTCGTCACCGCTGATCATGTTCGCCCTCTACTCCCCCAACGGCACCTACGACAACATCTTCCTCGCCAACTACAGCTACATCAACATCAACGACCAGATGACCCGCATCAAGGGGATCGCCAGTGTCACCGTCTTCGGCGCCGGGCAATACGCCATGCGGCTGTGGGTCAGGCCCGACCAGCTGGCCAAGCTCAACATCACCATCCCGGAGATCATGAATGCGGTCAAGGCCCAGAACACGGTCAACCCCTCCGGGCAGGTCGGGGCCCAGCCGGTGCCCAAGGGGCAGGAATTCACCTATTCCGTGCGCTCCCAGGGACGCCTGCAGAGCGAACAGGAGTTCGGCGACATCGTGGTGCGCGCCAACCCGAACGGCTCCATCGTGCGGGTCAGGGACGTGGCCCGCATCGAGCTGGGGGCACAGACCTACAACCTGGAAGGAAGGCTGAACGGCAAACCCTGCGCGCTGATCGCCCTCTACCAGATGCCGGGAACCAACGCGCTGGATGCGGCCGAAGGCACCAAGAAACTGATGGCCGATCTCAAGCAGCGTTTCCCTCCGGACCTGGACTACACCGTGGCGCTGGACACCACCCTGGCCGTGACCGAAGGAATGAAGGAGATCGAGCACACCTTTGTCGAGGCACTGGTACTGGTGATCCTGGTGGTCTTCATCTTTCTGCAGGGATGGCGGGCAACACTGATTCCGCTGCTGGCGGTGCCGGTTTCGCTGGTGGGCACCTTCGTGCTCTTCCCGCTGCTCGGCTTTTCCATCAACACCCTTTCGCTCTTCGGCATCGTGCTGGCCATCGGCCTGGTTGTGGACGATGCCATTGTTGTGGTCGAGGCGGTGGAGCACCACATCGAGCATGGCCTCTCGCCCAGGGATGCCTCGTTGAAGGCCATGGAGGAGGTATCGGGTCCGGTCATCGCCATCGCCATCATCCTGGCGGCAGTCTTCGTGCCGACCGCTTTCATACCCGGGATCACCGGCCAGCTCTACCAGCAGTTCGCGGTCACCATTGCCGTGTCGGTCATCTTCTCCGCCTTCAACGCCCTTTCCCTCTCCCCTGCCCTCTGCGCTCTGCTGCTGAAGCCCAAGAAACGGGGGACCGGCCCGCTGCAGAAGTTCTACGACTGGTTCAACCGGGTCTTCGGCCGGGCCACCAACGGCTACGTATCCCTCTGCGGCATGGCCATCAGGAAGAGCAAGACCAGCCTGCTCCTGCTGCTTGCCGTGACGGTCCTGGCCGGGATAGCCGGCAAGAGCATTCCAACCGGCTTCCTCCCCGATGAGGACCAGGGCTTCATCTTTGCCGGCATCCAGCTGCCCAATGCCTCCTCGCTGCAGCGCACCAGCGAGGTCGCCCGGCAGGCCGAAGAGCTCATCATGAAGACCCCGGGGGTCAAATACGTTTCGTCGATCATCGGCTACAGCATGCTGAGCCAGGTACAGAACACCTACAGCGCCTTCTTCTTCATTTCCCTGGAGGAATGGGCCAAACGGGAGAAGCCGGAAGAGAAGTACGAGGCGATCAAGGCCTCCATCTCCCGCAAGATGGCGGGACTGCCGGGAGCCGTCGGTTTTGCCTTCCCGCCGCCGGCCATCATGGGGGTCGGCACCTCCGGAGGGGTGACCTTCATTCTGCAGGACCGGGCCGGCAAGGATGTCGCCTTCCTCGCGGAGAACGTGCAGAAGTTTCTGGAAGCTGCCGCAAAGCGTCCCGAATTTTCCCGGGTCACCACGACCTTCACGCCGACCGTACCGCAGCTCTTCGTCGATGTCGACCGGGACAAGGCCCTGAAGCAGGGGGTTAATGTGGCCGATGTCTACAAGGTCCTGCAATGCTTCATGGGGAGCGGCTTCATCAACTACTTCAACAAGTTTGGCCGGCAGTGGCAGGTATTCCTCCAGGCCGAGGGGGATTACCGTACAAATATCGAGAACATCGGCCAGTTCTATGTGCGCAACAGCGAAGGACAGGCGGTGCCGCTGGCGGCGCTGACCTCGACCCACAGCCTGGTCGGCCCTGAATTCACCATGCGCTACAACCTCTACCGCTCGGCCCAGATCAACGCCACGGCGGCCGCGGGGGTCAGCTCGGCCCAGGCCATGAAGGCTCTGGAAGAGGTCTTTGCCCAGACCATGCCGCGGGAGATGGGCTTCGACTACAGCGGCATGTCGTTTCAGGAACAGAAGGCCCAGAAGGGGATATCGCCGATGGCGATCTTCGCCTTCTCGTTTCTGTGCGTCTTCCTGATCCTGGCAGCCCAGTACGAAAGCTGGTCGCTCCCCTTCTCGGTGCTCCTGGGGACTCCGGTGGCCGTGGCCGGAGCTTTTGCAGGCCTGCTGTTCCGCTCCTTCGAGAACAACATCTATGCCCAGATCGGCCTGGTCATGCTGATCGGCCTGGCAGCCAAGAACGCCATCCTGATCGTGGAGTTCGCCAAGCTGGAATACGAGAAGGGCAAGCCCCTGGCGGACGCCACCCTGGAAGGAGCACGCCTGCGCCTGAGGCCGATCCTGATGACCTCCTTCGCCTTCATCCTCGGCTGCGTGCCGTTGGCCATTGCCAGCGGCGCGGGCGCCATCTCCCGCCAGGTCATGGGCATCACCGTCATCGGCGGCATGCTGGCCGCCTCCTTCATTGCCATTTTCCTGATCCCGGTCACTTTCTACGTGGTGGAAAAGCTGGGGCACCGCAAGGATGCCGGCGGCCATGTGCCGCCAGGGGGAGCGGTTGCCGGGCACGGGGGTGCGCCCACGGAACATGTCGCGATAGAAGAGGGGGACCGCCATGCGTAG
- a CDS encoding putative quinol monooxygenase: protein MLLSKVKISPVAGKRQEILDILQSVRGPTLAASGCLESSIFEEHDDEFSIVYMEEWQSRAEMIVHIRSPLYSRVLKAMELSGRQPEIRFYDVSATEGLDLIECARSSISEVRQ from the coding sequence ATGCTCCTGTCAAAAGTGAAAATATCTCCGGTTGCAGGAAAGCGGCAGGAGATCCTCGACATCCTGCAATCGGTGCGGGGTCCGACCCTGGCGGCATCCGGATGCCTTGAGAGCAGCATCTTCGAGGAGCATGACGACGAGTTTTCCATTGTTTACATGGAGGAGTGGCAATCACGGGCGGAAATGATCGTCCATATCCGCTCGCCCCTTTATTCCCGGGTGCTCAAGGCAATGGAGCTTTCCGGACGGCAGCCGGAGATCCGTTTTTATGATGTTTCCGCTACCGAAGGGCTGGATCTGATCGAGTGTGCGCGTTCCTCGATTTCGGAAGTCCGGCAGTAG
- a CDS encoding ABC transporter permease encodes MKPSELTIERSPEGAVLLTLAGDWRLGNTLPAPDGVLAAPTPGERMRRLAFDTGSLAGWDSGLLIFLARLFEIGRRDGLDIDQSGLPAGVRRLLDLASPANQRTGVTRGGERPPFLARVGGMTLDWIEGGRELLEFIGEATRAFFRMLRGKASFRRLDLLVTIQETGAQALPIVTLISLLVGMILAFVAAIQLKLFGAQIYVADVVGIGIVRVMGAIMTGIIMSGRTGAAFAAQLGTMQVNEEIDALETLGFSPVEFLVLPRMLALMLMMPLLCVYADLMGIMGGMTVGVGMLGIGVVEYINESKNALNLSHFLVGLFHSFVFGILVAVFGCLRGIQCERSASAVGYAATSAVVTSIVGIVVATLIITLSCQVLGI; translated from the coding sequence ATGAAGCCGAGCGAACTGACAATCGAAAGGAGTCCGGAGGGAGCGGTTCTGCTGACGCTGGCCGGCGACTGGAGGCTGGGCAACACTCTCCCTGCTCCGGATGGCGTGCTTGCCGCACCAACCCCGGGAGAGCGGATGCGGCGCCTTGCCTTCGATACCGGCAGCCTGGCGGGATGGGACAGCGGGTTGCTGATATTCCTGGCAAGACTGTTCGAGATCGGCCGCCGTGACGGCCTCGATATCGATCAATCCGGACTGCCGGCAGGGGTGCGAAGGCTCCTGGACCTGGCATCTCCCGCGAACCAGCGGACAGGAGTGACACGGGGAGGGGAACGGCCGCCGTTCCTGGCGCGAGTGGGGGGCATGACTCTGGACTGGATCGAGGGGGGCAGGGAACTGCTGGAGTTCATCGGAGAGGCGACCCGGGCGTTTTTCAGGATGCTGCGGGGCAAGGCCTCCTTCCGGCGGCTGGACCTGCTGGTCACCATACAGGAGACCGGAGCCCAGGCGCTTCCCATCGTAACCCTGATCAGCCTCCTGGTCGGGATGATCCTGGCCTTTGTGGCGGCCATCCAGCTGAAGCTGTTCGGGGCGCAGATCTATGTGGCCGATGTGGTCGGAATCGGCATCGTGCGGGTCATGGGGGCCATCATGACCGGCATCATCATGTCCGGACGGACCGGCGCCGCCTTTGCCGCCCAGCTCGGCACCATGCAGGTCAACGAGGAGATCGATGCCCTGGAGACTCTCGGTTTCTCGCCGGTGGAGTTCCTGGTGCTGCCCAGGATGCTGGCCCTGATGCTGATGATGCCGCTCCTGTGCGTTTATGCCGATCTGATGGGCATCATGGGGGGCATGACCGTGGGGGTGGGGATGCTCGGCATCGGCGTTGTCGAGTATATCAACGAATCCAAGAACGCCTTGAACCTGTCCCATTTCCTGGTCGGCCTGTTCCACAGCTTTGTTTTCGGCATCCTGGTGGCGGTGTTCGGATGCCTGCGCGGCATCCAGTGTGAGCGGAGCGCTTCGGCGGTCGGCTATGCAGCCACCTCGGCGGTGGTGACGAGCATTGTCGGCATTGTGGTGGCCACCCTGATCATCACCCTTTCCTGCCAGGTGCTGGGGATATGA